In Leptospira brenneri, a single genomic region encodes these proteins:
- a CDS encoding AAA family ATPase — protein MFTVGKYKAIKEFHLGKRSSVYIGESSSGNPVVIKLLNRDYPDNQEITRFKSEFEILRSIDSHYTLRPLDLESYQNTVAIVFPHVGYTDLAKLQLSGKYSNIATFLNIAIEVCKALIDIHKAKIVHNDIKAQNIIYNPDTGDLKIIDFGSATLLTHRNFYLPMNQNLTGTLAHISPEQTGRMNRTVDYRTDFYSFGVTLYQLITGDLPFLYTDSLEMVHAHLAKTPLSPQERSGAPKIISDLIMKLLEKNPEDRYQTATGLLSDLSAIQSVLLGNGRDALHQFQMELAKNDKSSRFQIPKKLYGRENQLQIFEEKFLDATEGRIEIFLISGRSGIGKSALINEIQKPVTREKAYFTSGKFDLYKKSIPYRAINLALQGLVRQLLSESESSVKEWNRILNDALGANAKLIIDVVPELSQLLGEKTAPPELDGIETENRFHLVFRKFLRTICTKEHPVVLFLDDMQWADSSSILLLKEVLTDPEISHFFIILSYRDNEVFPTDPFFRLLEELREHLIPVTEIRLEPLRERDVASLVSETLVVPESEIRPIAEVLWKKTKGNPFHVNEMFKNLYERSYIYFADDHWSWDKDKIDSVNISDNVIDLIIDKINLQTPELVEALKLTACIGNWFRHDIYATIAERPYHKASMDLVSLANEEFLILGLEDANFTHDKIREAIYKIISPEEKSKLHYKIGKTYLSILYKYKLEDHLFTIVNQLNLGASQMKGSEELAELRVLNEKAGFKALNSSAYDAAFTFFDRMVGLMSDNEWSSEYENTLKLHLAYARSAYLSKNFEAAEKSFNYILSFVRNDLDKILVYELQSSMLVTQNKMKEVLETLKQALKLVGVRLPKKATPLSPLSEILKFKLKLGRKTIESLENLPVSEDPKYLAIMRLLNACIAPSFLAEPNLFPVIVLKLVNHTLRYGLSEISAFGFCAMGMIQGSGLGNYEDGLKFGQLGVRLLDSLDARTFRCRTLFMFACMIAPWKNHARDGRSIFWDSFLAGMETGDLQYSAYSLNNIHFQGMLFRENLEDLYKSQLRYDASLLSLRQNHAYQVHRLNLQLVENMRGESADPMNLEGRYFSESETVSEWLATGNANALFDYNLCKLRIEYFLGDKLKAYEYSLKLDSLEGAMFGMMFVPEHVFFGALVAFSLIVDDQTPPGVTKAALKKRLVNFGKRMKVWAKSSPENFAHKYEIISALLLYIANEKTQAVIACKAAISSAREFSYILEEAIANEFLVRMWKETGFEQYSNLHLVEAHYRYGKYGFLSKVKQLEANHIALKKYIGRNFRTDSTDSLSLFSTTKDIFGDVGSSLDINTVIKASQTISGEIQLNRLLEKMMKILIENAGAERGYFILKSDSGWQVLAESEAEKESVFVYSESPFAIDFLEPVAYVNQNKIPSQIIGYVVRTGLVVICGDAAREGDFKNDPYVKMTLPKSLLCYPILSHGTVVGIVYLENNLTTDAFTPGRVEILKILSSQIAVSIENSLLYTNLEQKVDERTKELNYALTEVKGLKEQQDGDYFLASLLIEPLTQNHASSSNMKIQFLTEQKKKFSYKQWSSEIGGDLCVSSSIQLQDKKYIVVLNGDAMGKSMQGASGALVIGSVFEAIIKRNGQSDEGRDITPEKWVSNAYIELHNTLVTFDGSMLISMFLCLIDDETGFFYFLNAEHPRPVIYRNRNTFFLPHNYVCAKLGLLASKKALQINTFQLEKGDVLLIGSDGRDDILIGSEIEMEVNEDDELFLKTTLEGQGDLESIRDAIKSHGELIDDLSLIRVEYTGDGSPIHIPNNHPKHFVYLRALTLYKQKKWSDVERMISGNFDSIHEAPLSVQKIYLYTEYRMSAFPLEFAVKYIQKNPSDSLTLFYIAEALFKNGDFSAAFDYSERVQLRRPYHKENNILFARLLELRRK, from the coding sequence GTGTTCACAGTAGGGAAATATAAAGCAATTAAGGAATTCCATTTAGGAAAAAGGAGTTCCGTTTATATCGGAGAATCTTCATCCGGAAATCCCGTTGTGATTAAGTTACTGAATCGCGACTATCCGGACAACCAGGAGATCACTCGCTTTAAAAGTGAATTTGAAATCCTACGATCCATTGATTCCCATTATACATTAAGACCTTTAGATCTAGAATCTTATCAAAATACTGTTGCCATTGTTTTCCCACATGTTGGGTATACCGATCTCGCCAAATTACAGTTAAGTGGTAAATATAGTAATATTGCAACTTTTTTGAATATTGCTATCGAAGTTTGTAAGGCATTAATTGATATTCATAAAGCAAAAATTGTACACAATGATATCAAAGCACAAAATATAATTTATAATCCAGATACCGGTGACTTAAAGATCATTGATTTTGGTTCAGCCACTCTTCTCACTCACCGGAATTTTTATCTTCCGATGAATCAGAATTTAACGGGTACTTTGGCTCACATCTCTCCTGAACAAACAGGACGAATGAACCGAACTGTAGATTATAGAACAGATTTTTATTCCTTCGGTGTCACCTTATACCAGTTAATTACTGGTGATCTACCATTTTTATACACGGATAGTTTGGAGATGGTTCATGCCCATCTAGCAAAAACTCCTCTTTCACCACAAGAGAGAAGTGGTGCACCAAAAATTATCTCTGATCTGATTATGAAACTTTTGGAAAAAAATCCAGAAGATCGTTATCAAACAGCTACTGGTTTACTTTCTGATCTTTCTGCAATCCAGTCTGTTCTTTTAGGAAATGGGCGAGACGCACTACATCAGTTCCAAATGGAACTTGCAAAAAATGATAAATCTTCTCGGTTTCAAATTCCAAAAAAATTATATGGAAGAGAAAACCAACTTCAAATTTTTGAAGAAAAGTTTCTGGATGCAACAGAAGGTCGGATAGAAATTTTTCTGATCTCTGGGCGTTCTGGGATTGGAAAGTCTGCTCTCATCAATGAAATTCAAAAACCAGTAACCCGAGAAAAGGCATATTTTACTTCTGGGAAATTTGATTTATATAAAAAATCAATTCCTTATCGTGCGATCAATTTGGCCTTACAAGGACTTGTGCGCCAATTACTTTCTGAAAGTGAATCTTCGGTAAAAGAATGGAATCGCATTCTGAACGATGCTCTGGGTGCAAATGCAAAGTTGATCATTGATGTGGTTCCAGAGTTGTCACAGTTGTTAGGGGAGAAGACAGCTCCCCCAGAACTGGATGGAATAGAAACAGAAAATCGATTTCATTTAGTGTTTCGAAAATTTTTGCGTACCATTTGTACGAAAGAACATCCTGTTGTTCTTTTTCTGGATGATATGCAGTGGGCAGACTCTTCAAGTATTCTTCTTTTGAAGGAAGTTCTCACAGATCCTGAAATTTCTCATTTTTTTATTATTTTATCTTATCGTGACAATGAAGTATTCCCCACAGATCCGTTTTTTCGTTTACTAGAAGAACTTCGTGAACATCTAATCCCTGTTACTGAGATTCGATTGGAGCCACTTCGTGAAAGGGATGTTGCTTCCCTTGTTTCGGAAACCTTAGTTGTTCCTGAGTCTGAAATTCGACCTATTGCCGAAGTTCTTTGGAAAAAAACAAAAGGAAATCCATTTCATGTGAATGAAATGTTTAAGAATCTCTATGAGAGATCTTATATTTATTTTGCGGATGATCATTGGTCTTGGGATAAAGATAAAATTGATTCAGTTAATATTTCTGATAATGTTATCGATTTAATCATAGATAAAATTAATTTACAAACCCCTGAGTTGGTAGAAGCGTTAAAACTTACTGCCTGTATCGGGAACTGGTTCCGCCATGATATTTATGCAACCATCGCGGAGAGGCCTTACCATAAGGCTTCCATGGATTTGGTTTCTCTTGCTAATGAAGAATTTTTAATTCTTGGGTTAGAGGATGCAAATTTCACTCATGATAAAATCAGGGAAGCAATCTACAAAATTATTTCTCCTGAAGAAAAATCTAAACTTCATTATAAAATAGGGAAAACTTATCTTTCTATTCTTTATAAGTATAAGTTAGAAGATCATCTGTTTACAATTGTGAACCAACTGAATTTGGGTGCTTCCCAGATGAAGGGAAGTGAAGAATTGGCCGAGTTGCGAGTGTTAAATGAGAAGGCTGGATTTAAAGCATTAAATTCATCCGCTTATGATGCTGCTTTTACTTTTTTCGATAGAATGGTTGGGCTTATGTCTGACAATGAGTGGAGTTCTGAATATGAAAACACTCTGAAATTACATTTAGCTTATGCAAGATCGGCCTATCTCTCTAAGAACTTTGAAGCTGCCGAAAAAAGTTTTAATTATATTCTAAGTTTCGTACGAAACGATTTGGATAAAATTTTAGTTTATGAGCTTCAATCATCAATGCTTGTGACTCAAAACAAAATGAAAGAGGTCTTAGAAACTCTTAAACAAGCATTAAAACTTGTCGGGGTAAGATTACCCAAAAAAGCAACTCCTCTATCTCCACTTAGTGAAATTTTAAAGTTTAAACTTAAATTAGGTCGAAAGACTATCGAAAGTTTGGAAAACCTCCCCGTTTCAGAAGATCCAAAATATTTAGCAATCATGAGACTTCTCAATGCTTGTATTGCTCCTTCTTTTTTAGCAGAACCAAATTTATTTCCAGTGATTGTTTTGAAATTGGTCAACCATACTCTCCGATATGGATTATCTGAGATCAGTGCCTTTGGGTTCTGTGCTATGGGAATGATCCAAGGTTCTGGCCTTGGTAATTATGAAGATGGATTAAAATTTGGCCAGTTAGGTGTTCGGTTACTTGATTCCTTAGATGCTAGAACTTTTAGATGTCGAACTTTGTTTATGTTTGCATGTATGATTGCTCCTTGGAAAAATCATGCGAGAGATGGACGTTCTATATTTTGGGATAGTTTTCTTGCCGGAATGGAAACAGGAGATTTACAATACTCGGCTTATTCTTTAAATAATATCCATTTCCAAGGTATGTTGTTTCGGGAAAACTTGGAAGACCTTTATAAAAGCCAACTTCGTTACGATGCCTCACTTCTCAGTTTACGCCAAAACCATGCTTATCAGGTACATCGTTTAAATCTTCAATTGGTTGAGAATATGAGAGGGGAATCTGCTGACCCAATGAATTTAGAGGGTCGGTATTTTTCCGAATCGGAAACTGTTTCTGAATGGTTGGCTACTGGAAATGCAAATGCTCTTTTTGACTATAACTTATGTAAGTTGCGAATTGAGTATTTCCTAGGTGATAAATTAAAGGCTTATGAATATTCTTTAAAATTGGATTCTTTGGAAGGTGCAATGTTCGGAATGATGTTTGTTCCTGAACATGTGTTTTTTGGGGCTCTTGTCGCCTTTTCTCTCATTGTTGATGATCAAACTCCTCCTGGAGTGACGAAAGCTGCTCTCAAAAAGAGATTAGTGAATTTTGGAAAACGAATGAAGGTATGGGCAAAAAGTTCTCCTGAAAATTTTGCTCATAAATATGAAATTATCTCGGCTTTATTACTTTATATTGCAAATGAAAAAACACAAGCAGTGATTGCTTGTAAGGCAGCCATTTCTTCCGCTCGAGAATTTAGTTATATTTTAGAAGAAGCAATAGCAAACGAATTTCTGGTTCGAATGTGGAAGGAAACAGGGTTTGAACAATACAGTAACCTACATTTGGTGGAAGCACATTACCGATATGGTAAATATGGATTTTTGTCTAAGGTAAAACAACTAGAAGCCAATCATATCGCGTTAAAAAAATACATTGGGAGAAACTTCCGAACTGATTCTACGGATAGCCTTTCCTTGTTTAGTACAACCAAAGATATTTTTGGTGATGTCGGTTCTTCCTTAGATATCAATACGGTAATCAAAGCATCTCAAACTATTTCTGGAGAAATTCAGCTCAATCGTCTTTTGGAAAAGATGATGAAAATTCTAATTGAGAATGCTGGTGCGGAGAGGGGATATTTTATTTTAAAATCTGACTCAGGGTGGCAGGTTTTGGCCGAATCAGAGGCAGAAAAAGAATCTGTTTTTGTTTATTCAGAATCTCCTTTTGCCATTGATTTTTTAGAGCCTGTTGCTTATGTGAATCAGAATAAAATTCCTTCGCAAATTATTGGTTATGTGGTGAGAACAGGGCTTGTTGTGATTTGTGGAGATGCTGCTAGGGAAGGGGATTTTAAAAATGATCCTTATGTAAAAATGACCCTTCCTAAATCTCTACTTTGTTATCCAATTTTGAGCCATGGGACTGTGGTGGGTATTGTTTATTTGGAGAACAATCTTACTACAGATGCATTCACTCCTGGTCGTGTGGAAATTCTTAAAATTTTATCTTCGCAAATTGCTGTTTCAATTGAGAACTCTCTTCTTTATACTAACCTAGAACAAAAAGTTGATGAGCGAACTAAAGAATTGAATTATGCGTTAACGGAAGTTAAGGGTTTGAAAGAGCAACAGGATGGCGATTATTTTTTAGCTTCATTACTGATTGAACCATTAACACAAAATCATGCTAGTTCATCGAATATGAAAATTCAGTTCCTTACCGAACAAAAAAAGAAATTTTCTTATAAGCAGTGGAGTTCTGAAATTGGTGGGGATCTATGTGTATCTTCCTCTATCCAGTTGCAAGATAAGAAGTATATTGTTGTTTTGAATGGTGATGCTATGGGTAAGTCCATGCAAGGAGCGAGCGGGGCTCTTGTGATTGGATCCGTATTTGAAGCCATCATTAAAAGAAATGGGCAGTCCGATGAAGGTCGTGACATCACTCCCGAAAAATGGGTGAGTAATGCTTACATCGAATTACATAACACACTTGTGACCTTTGATGGTTCAATGCTTATATCTATGTTTCTTTGTTTGATTGATGATGAAACAGGTTTTTTCTATTTCCTCAATGCAGAGCATCCAAGACCGGTAATTTATCGTAATCGTAATACTTTTTTCCTACCACATAACTATGTTTGTGCGAAGTTAGGGTTGTTAGCATCTAAAAAGGCTCTGCAAATCAATACCTTCCAGTTAGAAAAAGGAGATGTATTGTTGATTGGTTCCGATGGCCGAGATGATATCCTCATTGGTTCTGAAATCGAAATGGAAGTAAATGAGGATGATGAATTATTTCTTAAAACAACACTAGAAGGTCAAGGGGATTTAGAATCCATTCGTGATGCTATTAAAAGTCATGGTGAGTTAATTGATGATTTGTCTTTGATCCGAGTGGAGTACACGGGTGACGGATCACCGATCCATATTCCAAACAACCATCCAAAACATTTTGTTTACCTAAGAGCATTGACTTTATACAAACAAAAAAAATGGTCTGATGTGGAAAGGATGATTTCAGGGAATTTTGATTCCATCCACGAAGCCCCGCTTTCCGTCCAAAAGATTTATTTGTATACTGAATACAGAATGTCTGCCTTCCCTTTGGAATTTGCTGTAAAATATATACAAAAAAATCCATCGGACAGCCTAACACTTTTCTACATTGCCGAGGCATTGTTTAAAAATGGTGATTTTTCGGCGGCTTTTGACTATTCGGAAAGAGTGCAGTTGAGGCGTCCTTACCACAAAGAAAACAATATTTTATTTGCTCGACTCTTGGAACTTCGGCGAAAATAA
- a CDS encoding SDR family NAD(P)-dependent oxidoreductase encodes MSGKKVALVTGGTSGLGRSIVLEFANAGYVVGFCGRRKQEGEETLALLEKQGGTGMFVRCDVTQSEAVRNFVESIVSKYGSVDVAVNNAGISGVLKATADYPLDIFDSVMDVNLKGTFLSMQFELKQFLAQGKGGVIINVSSALGVRGKEKAGPYSMTKHGIIGLTKSAALEYGSSGIRVVALCPGGIQTEMDDVFYANVPNPEEVKKERMKSYALGRMATPEEVAKTCVWLSTDGAAFITGAVIPVDGGKTAR; translated from the coding sequence ATGAGCGGAAAAAAAGTAGCATTAGTAACCGGAGGGACCTCTGGTTTAGGAAGATCCATCGTCCTTGAATTTGCAAACGCTGGTTATGTGGTTGGATTTTGCGGGAGAAGAAAACAAGAAGGGGAAGAAACCCTGGCTCTCCTGGAAAAACAAGGTGGAACGGGAATGTTCGTCCGTTGTGATGTCACACAATCGGAAGCAGTTCGTAATTTTGTTGAATCAATTGTCTCAAAGTATGGTTCTGTTGATGTTGCGGTCAACAATGCAGGAATTTCTGGGGTTTTGAAGGCAACTGCAGATTATCCATTAGATATTTTTGATTCTGTAATGGATGTAAATTTAAAAGGAACCTTTCTTTCTATGCAATTTGAGTTAAAACAATTTTTGGCTCAAGGGAAAGGGGGAGTCATTATCAATGTTTCTTCGGCACTTGGTGTTCGAGGAAAAGAAAAAGCGGGTCCTTATTCGATGACTAAACATGGAATCATTGGACTTACTAAGTCCGCCGCTCTGGAATACGGATCTTCCGGAATTCGGGTTGTAGCTCTTTGTCCTGGCGGGATCCAAACAGAAATGGATGATGTTTTTTATGCCAATGTACCTAACCCGGAAGAGGTAAAAAAGGAAAGGATGAAATCTTACGCTTTGGGTAGAATGGCAACTCCAGAAGAAGTTGCAAAAACTTGTGTCTGGTTGTCTACCGATGGCGCTGCCTTCATCACTGGGGCTGTGATACCTGTCGACGGTGGCAAAACAGCTAGATAA
- a CDS encoding AfsA-related hotdog domain-containing protein — protein sequence MKVFDKEEFPAVLPLDKRYTRTYFQDDSFVSNIRRALPRMVTAVVMEEDVFPRLNQGEIDFLLQYYAKRQDSSGSYYQLKTIPYRIRKESAEKILSEAEIDDTQRDFISKFYHFDAESQHYILNDKVTESDEIRILQIVKRRDYYVGNVEKSKISAIFEPIEAIPKKDTFFANLYIPPNHKFFSPPNLKHISGMQIVEAARQFGISCNHMYGKVPFEGVTFLLLYLNSEFFQYAKMNMPIKLRAKAIETKNSKSGYWNYSKLEITAYQENQEITRIEMAASILPLKVYKRLKITQEEVYEIDPRFRILDQFKNNISVRDNGRNIVSTIENISSSGFMVRCSGIHPGDLANSGQLEFFMHFDIVGFVHGTCILLWIKEDDNNEDTFFAGFRFESISELDRANVKEAINRYGRLIEEREIQ from the coding sequence ATGAAGGTTTTTGATAAAGAAGAATTCCCAGCAGTTTTACCTCTTGATAAAAGATACACTCGGACTTATTTCCAAGACGACAGTTTCGTTTCCAATATTCGAAGGGCTCTCCCTCGAATGGTTACGGCTGTTGTCATGGAAGAAGATGTTTTTCCTAGGTTAAACCAAGGGGAAATTGACTTTTTGCTACAATACTATGCAAAAAGACAAGATTCTAGTGGGAGTTATTACCAACTCAAAACAATTCCGTATCGCATTCGTAAAGAATCAGCAGAAAAGATTTTATCGGAAGCCGAGATTGATGATACGCAGAGAGATTTTATTAGTAAGTTTTATCATTTTGATGCAGAATCCCAACATTATATTCTAAATGATAAGGTTACAGAATCAGATGAGATTAGAATCCTTCAAATTGTTAAACGTCGAGACTACTATGTTGGCAATGTAGAGAAATCGAAAATATCTGCAATCTTCGAGCCAATTGAAGCAATTCCCAAAAAAGATACTTTTTTTGCGAATTTGTATATTCCTCCGAATCATAAATTTTTTTCACCACCCAATCTAAAACATATTTCGGGAATGCAAATTGTAGAAGCCGCCAGACAATTCGGAATTTCTTGTAATCATATGTATGGGAAGGTTCCCTTTGAAGGAGTCACCTTTTTATTGTTATATTTAAACTCAGAGTTTTTTCAATATGCAAAGATGAATATGCCGATTAAACTCCGAGCCAAAGCCATCGAGACCAAAAACAGTAAATCAGGTTATTGGAACTACTCGAAATTAGAAATCACTGCCTACCAGGAAAATCAGGAAATCACTCGTATTGAAATGGCCGCAAGTATCCTGCCTTTAAAAGTATACAAACGCTTAAAAATTACTCAGGAAGAAGTTTATGAAATTGATCCCAGATTCCGCATTCTGGATCAATTTAAGAATAACATTTCAGTTAGGGATAATGGACGTAATATCGTCTCAACCATCGAAAATATTTCTAGTTCTGGGTTTATGGTGCGCTGCTCAGGGATCCATCCGGGTGATTTGGCCAATAGTGGGCAGCTCGAATTTTTTATGCATTTTGATATTGTGGGTTTTGTCCATGGAACTTGTATTTTATTATGGATCAAAGAAGACGATAATAATGAAGACACTTTCTTTGCCGGGTTTCGTTTCGAGTCGATTTCTGAATTAGATAGAGCCAATGTAAAGGAAGCAATCAATCGTTATGGAAGATTGATTGAAGAAAGGGAAATCCAATGA
- a CDS encoding universal stress protein has product MEKLIQTLIIPIDGSPSSAKALEFGLAIAKASNAKCYVVEVIEDFGPLPGYYDAAPAGKDRVKWISEQRFEKIHPILDETTVKWERVILEGYPAEEICKLAEKEKADLIVIGSRGHGILGRFIMGSVSDRVVHYAPCSVTIVR; this is encoded by the coding sequence ATGGAAAAATTGATTCAAACACTGATCATTCCTATTGATGGTTCTCCAAGTTCTGCAAAAGCTTTGGAGTTTGGTTTAGCAATCGCAAAGGCAAGTAATGCAAAATGTTATGTTGTGGAAGTGATTGAGGATTTTGGTCCATTGCCAGGCTACTATGATGCGGCCCCTGCCGGAAAAGACAGGGTGAAATGGATCTCTGAGCAGCGATTTGAAAAGATACATCCGATTCTGGATGAGACCACAGTCAAATGGGAACGTGTGATTTTAGAAGGTTACCCTGCTGAAGAAATATGCAAACTTGCTGAAAAAGAAAAAGCCGATTTGATCGTTATTGGAAGTAGGGGTCACGGAATTCTTGGAAGATTCATTATGGGAAGCGTTTCTGATCGTGTTGTGCATTACGCGCCATGTTCAGTAACCATTGTTAGGTGA
- a CDS encoding ABC transporter permease, with the protein MPSKWNFGTIGLKIATVLGFLFIHIPIFIIIMYAFSTDEKTFQFPLPGFTLKWFGVAWERNDIWEAIILSSQVATVSTVMAIILGTLACLAVYRSKFFGREVISFLVILPIALPGIVTGISLRSAMSLFGIPFSTWTIVIAHATFCIVTVYNNVLARLRRSSHSMVEASMDLGANPWQTFRFVILPNIATALLAGGMLSFALSFDEVIVTTFTAGQQSTVPIWMLTEFIRPRQRPVTNVVAVFVILVTTLPILVAYYLTKEDEGGKK; encoded by the coding sequence ATGCCCTCTAAATGGAATTTCGGAACAATTGGATTAAAAATTGCAACCGTCCTTGGTTTTCTATTTATCCATATCCCCATTTTTATCATCATCATGTATGCTTTTTCTACTGATGAGAAAACATTCCAATTTCCGTTACCAGGATTCACTCTCAAATGGTTTGGAGTGGCTTGGGAAAGAAATGATATTTGGGAAGCCATCATTCTATCTTCTCAAGTCGCGACTGTTTCCACGGTTATGGCTATCATCCTTGGAACCTTGGCTTGTCTTGCTGTCTATCGGAGTAAGTTCTTTGGAAGAGAAGTGATTTCCTTTCTTGTGATTTTGCCGATTGCTTTGCCTGGAATTGTCACTGGGATTTCACTTAGGTCTGCCATGTCTCTTTTTGGAATTCCTTTTAGTACTTGGACCATTGTGATTGCTCACGCGACGTTTTGTATTGTCACTGTTTATAACAACGTTTTGGCGAGACTGCGTCGAAGTTCTCACTCCATGGTAGAAGCATCTATGGATTTAGGTGCGAACCCTTGGCAAACATTTCGATTTGTGATTTTACCAAATATAGCCACTGCACTTCTCGCAGGTGGGATGTTGTCATTTGCATTATCTTTTGATGAAGTCATTGTAACCACCTTTACTGCGGGCCAACAGTCCACTGTTCCTATTTGGATGTTAACGGAATTCATTCGTCCTAGACAAAGACCAGTGACAAATGTGGTGGCTGTTTTTGTGATTCTTGTGACAACACTTCCAATCCTTGTAGCTTATTATTTAACGAAAGAAGATGAGGGTGGGAAAAAATAA
- a CDS encoding ABC transporter permease, protein MTTTFDKFFTFLFYRKGLAIFLLLAPLLIWLGVVYLGSLFTLLIQSFFSIDSFSGVIKREFTLESYYDLFRQSTNWDIIIRTTTMAFTVTLVSAIIAFPIAYYMAMYAGPKLKPVLYLGVMLPLWSSYLVKVYSWKLIMAKEGILTWFLEELGLLHVLDVVLSLPVIGGTSLSFSYIGMFLVFVYIWLPYMILPIQASLERIPKSLLEASSDLGGGPAQTFRKVVLPLAFPGVVAGSIFTFSLTLGDYIIPTIIGNSSYFIGMAVYTHQGTAGNIPLAAAFSVIPIIIMMVYLMIAKRLGAFDAL, encoded by the coding sequence ATGACAACTACCTTTGATAAGTTTTTTACATTTCTTTTTTATCGTAAGGGTCTTGCGATATTTCTATTACTAGCACCACTTCTGATTTGGCTTGGGGTTGTGTATTTGGGATCTCTTTTTACACTCCTCATTCAAAGTTTTTTCTCTATCGACTCTTTCTCTGGAGTGATCAAAAGAGAATTTACTTTAGAATCTTATTATGATCTGTTCCGCCAAAGTACCAACTGGGATATCATCATTCGTACCACTACTATGGCGTTTACTGTCACGCTTGTGAGTGCAATCATTGCATTCCCGATTGCCTATTATATGGCAATGTATGCTGGTCCTAAATTAAAACCGGTTCTTTATTTGGGAGTCATGTTACCACTTTGGTCGAGTTACCTTGTGAAAGTTTATTCGTGGAAGCTCATCATGGCTAAAGAGGGGATTCTAACTTGGTTTTTGGAAGAACTTGGGCTTTTACATGTTTTGGATGTCGTTCTTTCTCTTCCTGTCATTGGTGGAACTTCTTTGTCTTTTTCTTATATAGGGATGTTTTTGGTTTTTGTTTACATCTGGCTTCCTTATATGATCCTTCCTATCCAAGCATCATTAGAACGGATTCCGAAATCTTTACTCGAAGCTTCCTCTGATTTAGGTGGTGGCCCTGCTCAAACGTTTCGTAAAGTTGTGTTGCCGTTGGCATTCCCGGGAGTGGTGGCCGGTTCTATTTTCACCTTCTCTCTCACATTAGGTGATTATATCATTCCAACCATTATTGGAAACTCAAGTTATTTTATTGGAATGGCAGTTTATACCCATCAAGGAACAGCAGGTAACATCCCTTTGGCGGCCGCTTTTTCCGTGATTCCTATCATCATTATGATGGTATATCTCATGATCGCAAAACGATTAGGAGCTTTCGATGCCCTCTAA
- a CDS encoding ABC transporter ATP-binding protein has product MDQVYDVEFQNVTRKFDQFIAVDDVSFGIRKGEFFSMLGPSGSGKTTCLRMVAGFQDTTSGRVLLEGVDVTGIPPYKRNVNTVFQDYALFPHMTVAENVGYGLKIKKTPTKEIDQRVSEMLAMVRLPDVGNRKPSELSGGQRQRIALARALINRPGVLLLDEPLGALDLKLREEMQLELKAIQKEVGITFIFVTHDQEEALSMSDRIAVFNKGKVEQIATPEELYDRPKTEFVANFVGTSNILSLEETKRLTGQTGKGMIRPERVHVFANAKEDNHSTGYRTFKAILKSQVYSGATSKMHFEIPNGSRIIASTQNLKISAEHIAIGSEVLVGWKDSDMHLL; this is encoded by the coding sequence ATGGACCAAGTTTACGATGTTGAATTTCAAAATGTAACAAGGAAATTCGACCAATTTATAGCGGTGGATGATGTCTCCTTCGGGATTCGAAAAGGTGAATTCTTTTCGATGTTAGGCCCTTCCGGGTCTGGTAAAACAACTTGCCTCCGTATGGTGGCAGGGTTTCAAGATACAACCTCAGGAAGGGTTCTTTTGGAAGGCGTCGATGTCACAGGCATTCCGCCTTACAAAAGAAATGTAAATACAGTCTTTCAAGACTATGCTTTGTTTCCTCACATGACCGTGGCGGAAAATGTTGGGTATGGTTTAAAAATCAAAAAAACTCCTACAAAAGAAATCGACCAAAGAGTTTCTGAAATGCTTGCCATGGTTCGCCTTCCCGATGTGGGAAATCGTAAACCTTCTGAATTATCTGGAGGGCAAAGACAAAGGATTGCGCTGGCAAGAGCTCTGATCAATCGCCCAGGAGTTTTGCTTTTGGATGAACCACTCGGTGCCCTGGATTTAAAACTCAGAGAAGAAATGCAATTGGAACTCAAAGCCATCCAAAAAGAAGTGGGGATCACTTTTATCTTTGTCACTCATGACCAAGAAGAAGCCCTCTCGATGTCGGATCGCATTGCAGTCTTTAATAAAGGTAAGGTGGAGCAAATTGCCACACCGGAAGAATTGTATGATCGCCCCAAAACAGAATTTGTTGCCAACTTCGTAGGAACTTCTAATATTCTTTCTTTGGAAGAAACAAAACGTCTTACAGGCCAAACTGGCAAAGGAATGATTCGCCCTGAGCGAGTGCATGTGTTTGCCAATGCAAAGGAAGACAATCACTCTACTGGTTACAGAACCTTTAAAGCAATTTTAAAAAGCCAAGTGTATTCAGGTGCTACATCCAAAATGCATTTTGAAATTCCCAATGGTTCGAGGATCATTGCATCCACTCAAAATTTAAAAATTTCTGCAGAACATATTGCAATTGGTTCGGAAGTGCTTGTGGGTTGGAAAGATTCCGACATGCATTTACTTTGA